A region from the Cryptosporangium arvum DSM 44712 genome encodes:
- the dnaE gene encoding DNA polymerase III subunit alpha yields the protein MPGAADGFVHLHVHTEYSMLDGAARLKPMFAEAQRLEMPAIAMTDHGNTYGAYDFFTQATNAGVTPIIGTEAYIAPASRYDKKRIKWGRPDQKGDDVSGSGSYTHMTMWARNDTGLHNLLQLSSRAYTEGYFVKWPRMDAELLAEHAEGIMATTGCPSGEVQTRLRLGHFDEALAAAAKFQDIFGKEHFYLELMDHGLHIERQVRDGLLEIGKKLGIPPVVTNDSHYTHEAEATSHSALLCVQTGSTLAAPTFQFDGTGYYIKSAAEMYGVDSSDAWQEGCRNTLAIAEKVDTSGMFVKKNLMPKFPVPEGETEESWFRHEVWEGMKRRFPTGIDEQHRKQAEYEIGIILQMGFPSYFLVTADFINWSKANGIRVGPGRGSAAGSMVAYAMGITDLDPIPHGLIFERFLNPDRVSMPDIDIDFDERRRGDVIRYVTDKWGADKVAQIVTYGTIKAKAAIKDSARVLGYPYAVGDRITKAMPPAVMGKDIPLSGIFDPSHKRYNEAGEIRGLYESDPDVKKVIDTARGLEGLIRQAGVHAAGVIMSAEPLTDHIPVWMRASDGAIITQFDYPTCETLGLLKMDFLGLRNLTVLDDCLKAIVADGGPEIDLLDLPLDDKATYELLARGDTLGVFQLDGGPMRSLLRLMRPDNFEDISAVLALYRPGPMGANSHINYALRKTGQQEKTPIHPELAEPLAEILDTTHGLIVYQEQVMSIAQKVAGYSLGNADLLRRAMGKKKKEILDKEFKPFSEGMKANGYSDAAIKALWDVLVPFSDYAFNKAHTAGYGLVSYWTGYLKANYPAAYMSALLTSVRDDKDKMAVYLNECRKMGIKVFPPDVNESDANFTPRDTNIRFGLTGVRNVGANAVEAIIAARAEKGAFKDFYEFLKKTPAIVCNKKVVDALIKSGAFDSLMHTRKGLLAVHEAAVESFAEIKKSEAVGQFDLFGSGFGDDQAEDLSVAFTPPIGTDEWPKNEKLATEREMLGLYVSDHPLSGVEHLLAAKVDCPISALVGDDYPDGRTVAVGGLLSGLQKRVTKQGKLWASARLEDLEGGIEVRFFPATYELVGQHLVEDAMVLVKGRIDKREDQPQLLAQDLALLDLGEADSEKPVVILITANRVNDQLVAQLRETLSTHPGTTEVHLKLQHKARATRWRLGDNVRVAPTPALMADLKALLGPAAIE from the coding sequence ATGCCCGGCGCCGCCGATGGATTCGTCCACCTGCATGTGCACACTGAGTATTCGATGCTTGACGGAGCGGCGCGACTCAAGCCGATGTTCGCCGAGGCCCAACGCCTCGAGATGCCCGCCATCGCGATGACCGATCACGGCAACACCTACGGCGCGTACGACTTCTTCACGCAAGCCACGAACGCCGGGGTGACGCCGATCATCGGCACCGAGGCGTACATCGCGCCGGCCAGCCGGTACGACAAGAAGCGCATCAAGTGGGGCCGCCCCGACCAGAAGGGCGACGACGTCTCCGGCTCGGGCTCCTACACGCACATGACGATGTGGGCGCGCAACGACACCGGGCTGCACAACCTGCTCCAGCTCTCCTCGCGGGCCTACACCGAGGGCTACTTCGTGAAGTGGCCGCGGATGGACGCCGAACTCCTGGCCGAGCACGCCGAGGGCATCATGGCCACCACCGGGTGCCCGTCGGGCGAGGTGCAGACCAGGCTCCGGCTCGGCCACTTCGACGAGGCGCTCGCGGCTGCCGCGAAGTTCCAGGACATCTTCGGCAAGGAGCACTTCTACCTCGAGCTGATGGATCACGGGCTGCACATCGAGCGCCAGGTGCGCGACGGGCTGCTCGAGATCGGCAAGAAGCTGGGCATCCCGCCGGTCGTCACGAACGACTCGCACTACACGCACGAGGCCGAGGCGACGTCGCACTCCGCGCTGCTCTGCGTGCAGACCGGCTCCACGCTGGCCGCGCCGACGTTCCAGTTCGACGGCACCGGCTACTACATCAAGTCGGCCGCGGAGATGTACGGCGTCGACTCGTCGGACGCCTGGCAGGAAGGCTGCCGGAACACGCTCGCGATCGCCGAAAAAGTCGACACCAGCGGCATGTTCGTCAAGAAGAACCTGATGCCGAAGTTCCCGGTGCCCGAGGGCGAGACCGAGGAGAGCTGGTTCCGCCACGAGGTCTGGGAGGGGATGAAGCGCCGTTTCCCCACCGGGATCGACGAGCAGCACCGCAAGCAGGCCGAGTACGAGATCGGCATCATCCTGCAGATGGGCTTCCCGTCCTACTTCCTGGTGACGGCCGACTTCATCAACTGGTCGAAGGCCAACGGCATCCGCGTCGGTCCCGGTCGTGGCTCGGCGGCCGGCTCGATGGTCGCCTACGCGATGGGCATCACCGACCTCGACCCGATCCCGCACGGCCTGATCTTCGAGCGGTTCCTCAACCCCGACCGCGTTTCGATGCCCGACATCGACATCGACTTCGACGAGCGTCGGCGCGGTGACGTCATCCGCTACGTCACCGACAAGTGGGGCGCCGACAAGGTCGCCCAGATCGTCACGTACGGCACGATCAAGGCGAAGGCTGCGATCAAGGACTCGGCCCGGGTGCTGGGCTACCCGTACGCCGTCGGCGACCGGATCACCAAGGCGATGCCGCCCGCCGTCATGGGCAAGGACATCCCGCTCAGCGGAATCTTCGATCCCAGCCACAAGCGGTACAACGAGGCCGGTGAGATCCGCGGGCTCTACGAGAGCGATCCGGACGTCAAGAAGGTCATCGACACCGCGCGCGGTCTGGAAGGCCTGATCCGTCAGGCCGGTGTGCACGCGGCCGGCGTGATCATGTCCGCGGAGCCGCTCACCGACCACATCCCGGTCTGGATGCGCGCCTCCGACGGGGCGATCATCACGCAGTTCGACTACCCGACCTGCGAGACGCTCGGCCTGCTGAAGATGGACTTCCTGGGCCTGCGCAACCTCACGGTGCTCGACGACTGCCTGAAGGCGATCGTGGCCGACGGCGGCCCGGAGATCGACCTGCTCGACCTTCCGCTCGACGACAAGGCCACCTACGAGCTGCTCGCCCGCGGCGACACGCTCGGCGTCTTCCAGCTCGACGGCGGGCCGATGCGGTCGCTGTTGCGCCTGATGCGGCCGGACAACTTCGAAGACATCTCCGCGGTGCTCGCGCTGTACCGGCCGGGCCCGATGGGCGCGAACTCGCACATCAACTACGCGCTGCGTAAGACCGGGCAGCAGGAGAAGACACCGATCCACCCGGAGCTGGCCGAGCCGCTGGCCGAGATCCTGGACACGACGCACGGCCTGATCGTGTACCAGGAGCAGGTCATGTCGATCGCCCAGAAGGTGGCCGGCTACTCGCTCGGCAACGCCGACCTGCTGCGGCGCGCGATGGGCAAGAAGAAGAAGGAGATCCTCGACAAGGAGTTCAAGCCCTTCTCCGAGGGCATGAAGGCCAACGGCTACTCCGACGCCGCGATCAAGGCGCTCTGGGACGTCCTGGTTCCCTTCTCCGACTACGCGTTCAACAAGGCCCACACGGCCGGGTACGGGCTCGTCTCGTACTGGACCGGGTACCTCAAGGCCAACTACCCGGCCGCGTACATGTCCGCGCTGCTGACGTCCGTCCGGGACGACAAAGACAAGATGGCGGTCTACCTCAACGAGTGCCGCAAGATGGGCATCAAGGTGTTCCCGCCGGACGTCAACGAGTCGGACGCGAACTTCACCCCGCGCGACACGAACATCCGCTTCGGTCTCACCGGCGTGCGTAACGTCGGCGCGAACGCGGTCGAGGCGATCATCGCCGCGCGGGCCGAGAAGGGCGCCTTCAAGGACTTCTACGAGTTCCTCAAGAAGACGCCGGCGATCGTCTGCAACAAGAAGGTCGTCGATGCGCTGATCAAGTCCGGTGCGTTCGACTCGCTGATGCACACCCGCAAGGGCTTGCTCGCGGTGCACGAGGCCGCGGTCGAGTCGTTCGCCGAGATCAAGAAGAGCGAGGCGGTCGGCCAGTTCGACCTGTTCGGCTCCGGCTTCGGCGACGACCAGGCCGAGGACCTGAGCGTCGCGTTCACCCCCCCGATCGGCACCGACGAGTGGCCGAAGAACGAGAAGCTGGCCACCGAGCGGGAGATGCTCGGCCTGTACGTCTCCGACCACCCGCTCTCCGGCGTCGAGCACCTGCTGGCCGCGAAGGTCGACTGCCCGATCTCGGCGCTCGTGGGCGACGACTATCCGGACGGCCGGACGGTCGCGGTCGGAGGCCTGCTCTCCGGGCTGCAGAAGCGGGTCACCAAGCAGGGCAAACTCTGGGCCAGCGCGCGTCTGGAAGACCTCGAGGGCGGTATCGAGGTCCGGTTCTTCCCGGCCACCTACGAGCTCGTCGGCCAGCACCTGGTCGAGGACGCGATGGTGCTGGTGAAGGGCCGTATCGACAAGCGCGAAGATCAGCCGCAGCTGCTCGCGCAGGATCTGGCGCTGCTGGATCTCGGTGAGGCCGATTCGGAGAAGCCGGTGGTCATCCTGATCACCGCGAACCGCGTCAACGACCAGCTCGTGGCGCAGTTGCGCGAGACGCTGTCGACCCACCCCGGTACCACCGAGGTGCACCTGAAGCTGCAGCACAAGGCGCGGGCCACACGCTGGCGGCTCGGCGACAACGTCCGGGTGGCTCCGACGCCCGCGCTGATGGCCGATCTGAAGGCACTGCTCGGCCCGGCGGCGATCGAGTAG